Proteins encoded by one window of uncultured Celeribacter sp.:
- a CDS encoding tyrosine-protein phosphatase, whose product MDHMFKTLKKGFKKLERAEVGQFGNDVSTRRTRHMAMWHFHLFDHAFLRGLWTNLYEIAPGVWRSNQPSPKRIERYAKMGIKTILSLRGEKEVSFSLLERQACETYGITLVTTNKAAARGALSGKDYVELIDLLASLEKPFLIHCKSGADRAGLASALYLLHCEGASIQEAKKMLSWRFLHLKSTKTGILDYILRLYEKDLNTNGPIPIRDWFLTRYDQNKAHRFKTFRSFP is encoded by the coding sequence ATGGACCATATGTTCAAGACGCTGAAAAAAGGGTTCAAGAAACTTGAACGCGCTGAGGTCGGCCAGTTCGGCAATGACGTTTCGACCCGGCGCACCCGGCATATGGCGATGTGGCATTTCCACCTGTTCGATCACGCCTTCCTGCGTGGACTCTGGACCAATCTCTACGAGATCGCCCCCGGCGTCTGGCGCTCGAACCAGCCGTCTCCGAAGCGGATCGAACGCTATGCGAAGATGGGGATCAAGACGATCCTGTCGCTGAGAGGCGAGAAAGAGGTCTCTTTCAGCCTTTTGGAACGACAGGCCTGCGAGACCTATGGCATCACGCTCGTGACCACGAACAAGGCGGCGGCGCGCGGCGCCTTGAGCGGCAAGGATTACGTCGAGTTGATCGACCTTTTGGCCTCTCTCGAAAAGCCGTTTCTGATCCATTGCAAATCAGGCGCCGACCGGGCCGGGTTGGCCTCCGCGCTTTACCTTCTGCATTGCGAAGGGGCTTCGATCCAGGAGGCCAAGAAAATGCTCTCTTGGCGATTCCTGCACCTCAAAAGCACGAAAACCGGCATTCTGGACTATATTCTGCGCCTTTATGAAAAGGATTTGAACACCAATGGCCCGATCCCGATCCGGGACTGGTTCCTGACGCGTTACGATCAGAACAAAGCCCATCGTTTCAAGACATTCAGATCTTTCCCATGA
- a CDS encoding alanine--glyoxylate aminotransferase family protein has protein sequence MSLANGRHYLAIPGPSVIPDPVLQAMHRPAPNIYTGELVELTHGLIPDLKTIAGTSGHVALYITNGHGLWEASLTNMISRGDKVLVCVTGNFGHGWADVAARLGANVEILDFGKQAPVDPARLEAALKADTAHEIKAVLATHVDTATSVRNDIASIRKAIDAAGHPAVFGVDSIASLGCDRFEMDAWGVDVMIAASQKGLMTPPGMGFVWFSDKARQEGMGNDLRTPYWDWETRAKPVHLYEYFDGTPPTHHLYGLRQAVSMILDEGLENVWARHETLARAYWAAFDAWGQGGALRLNIADPAYRSHAVSTLSLGAGDGTRLRTWLTEHLGITLGISLGFGDIGSPEADGYFRIGHMGHINAHMVLGIIGAIETAFAALDISHGEGGSVAAAKLLASRV, from the coding sequence ATGTCTCTTGCCAACGGTCGTCATTATCTCGCCATTCCGGGTCCTTCTGTGATCCCTGACCCCGTGTTGCAGGCGATGCATCGCCCGGCGCCGAACATCTACACCGGCGAGTTGGTAGAACTGACCCACGGCCTGATCCCCGATCTCAAGACCATCGCCGGGACCTCAGGCCACGTGGCGCTCTATATCACAAATGGTCATGGGCTTTGGGAAGCCTCCCTCACCAACATGATCTCGCGCGGGGACAAGGTTCTGGTCTGTGTGACCGGCAATTTCGGCCATGGCTGGGCCGATGTCGCGGCGCGTCTGGGCGCCAATGTGGAAATTCTCGACTTCGGCAAACAGGCCCCGGTTGATCCGGCCCGCCTCGAAGCGGCTTTGAAGGCCGACACTGCACATGAGATCAAAGCGGTGCTCGCCACCCATGTCGACACCGCCACCTCTGTGCGCAACGACATCGCGTCGATCCGCAAGGCCATCGACGCCGCCGGGCACCCTGCGGTTTTCGGGGTCGATTCCATCGCGTCCCTCGGCTGTGACCGGTTCGAAATGGACGCCTGGGGCGTCGATGTGATGATTGCCGCCTCGCAAAAGGGTCTGATGACGCCTCCGGGCATGGGGTTCGTCTGGTTCTCAGACAAGGCCCGTCAGGAGGGCATGGGCAATGATCTGCGCACGCCCTACTGGGACTGGGAAACACGCGCCAAGCCGGTGCATCTCTACGAATATTTCGACGGCACCCCGCCGACGCATCACCTGTATGGCCTGCGTCAGGCCGTCTCGATGATTCTGGACGAAGGTCTGGAAAACGTCTGGGCGCGGCACGAAACGCTGGCGCGAGCCTATTGGGCAGCCTTTGACGCATGGGGGCAGGGTGGCGCTTTGCGTCTCAATATTGCCGATCCCGCCTATCGCTCTCATGCGGTGTCGACGCTGAGCCTCGGTGCCGGGGACGGCACACGGCTGCGCACGTGGCTGACCGAGCATCTGGGCATCACCTTGGGGATTTCCTTGGGCTTTGGTGACATCGGGTCGCCCGAGGCCGACGGCTATTTCCGCATCGGTCACATGGGCCACATCAACGCGCATATGGTGCTGGGCATCATTGGCGCGATAGAAACGG